The proteins below come from a single Streptococcus hyointestinalis genomic window:
- a CDS encoding VOC family protein yields MIDHFGIKVKDFTKSKDFYQKVLQPLGYQLAANFPQAASFVEPNDCDPMGDFWLNQGKAEPQYIAFHADTHAQVDAFYQAGLAAGAKSNGESGLRENYHPNYYAAYLIDPDGNNIEAVCHKERH; encoded by the coding sequence ATGATTGATCATTTTGGTATTAAGGTCAAAGACTTTACAAAAAGCAAGGATTTTTATCAAAAGGTTTTGCAACCTCTAGGCTATCAACTAGCAGCGAATTTTCCTCAAGCCGCTAGCTTTGTAGAGCCTAATGATTGTGACCCAATGGGTGATTTCTGGCTGAACCAAGGGAAAGCTGAGCCTCAGTACATTGCCTTTCATGCGGATACGCATGCTCAGGTCGATGCTTTTTATCAGGCAGGGCTAGCAGCAGGGGCTAAAAGTAATGGTGAGTCTGGCTTGCGTGAAAACTACCACCCTAACTACTATGCTGCCTACCTTATTGACCCTGATGGTAACAACATAGAAGCTGTTTGCCACAAAGAAAGACATTAA
- the rlmH gene encoding 23S rRNA (pseudouridine(1915)-N(3))-methyltransferase RlmH, giving the protein MKVKIITVGKLKEKYLKEGIAEYSKRLSRFTKLELIELPDEKTPDNASEAEKIAIMAKEAERILAKISEREYVMALAIEGQQFPSETFSQTLANATLSGYSTLTFIIGGSLGLAPEVKKRAHQLVSFGKLTLPHQLMRLVLIEQIYRAFMIQQGSPYHK; this is encoded by the coding sequence ATGAAAGTAAAAATCATCACCGTCGGAAAACTAAAAGAAAAATACCTCAAAGAAGGTATAGCAGAGTATAGCAAACGTCTCAGTCGTTTTACCAAATTAGAGCTGATTGAGCTGCCAGATGAAAAGACACCTGATAATGCGAGTGAGGCAGAAAAAATAGCTATCATGGCAAAAGAGGCTGAGCGTATCTTAGCCAAAATCTCTGAGCGTGAGTATGTCATGGCGCTTGCGATCGAAGGACAGCAATTTCCTTCTGAGACCTTTAGTCAAACATTAGCCAATGCCACATTAAGTGGCTACTCGACTCTCACTTTTATCATTGGAGGAAGTCTTGGCTTAGCTCCTGAAGTCAAAAAAAGAGCCCACCAGTTGGTGAGCTTTGGCAAGTTAACCCTGCCACATCAATTGATGCGGCTGGTTCTTATCGAGCAGATTTACCGAGCCTTTATGATTCAGCAAGGTAGCCCTTATCACAAATAA